The following proteins come from a genomic window of Pseudomonas putida:
- a CDS encoding efflux RND transporter periplasmic adaptor subunit produces the protein MRAAVRTLVTLCVVALAVLAGYQLWQYYMLTPWTRDARVRADVVVIAPDVSGWVRELKVHDNQQVKAGDLLMSIDRERFQAAFDQASAVTETRAQQLRLREREAARRTALGPEAISAELRENAQINAAIARGELHEAEAQLQVAKINLARSEVRAPRSGHITNLRLAEGNYVNTGESVMALVDDSTFYIQAYFEETKLPRIRVGDTVKVWLMGAGEPMQGHVESISRGITDRNSNPDSQLLPEVEPTFNWVRLAQRIPVRIRLDQVPEGLTLSAGMTASVQVHEDRDPQ, from the coding sequence ATGCGTGCGGCCGTACGTACTCTGGTGACCCTGTGTGTGGTGGCCCTGGCCGTGTTGGCCGGCTACCAGCTGTGGCAGTACTACATGCTCACCCCATGGACGCGCGATGCCCGTGTGCGCGCCGATGTGGTGGTGATAGCGCCTGATGTGTCTGGCTGGGTACGCGAGCTGAAGGTCCATGACAACCAGCAGGTCAAGGCTGGCGACCTGTTGATGAGTATTGACCGCGAGCGCTTCCAGGCCGCGTTCGATCAGGCTAGCGCGGTGACCGAGACCCGCGCCCAGCAACTGCGCTTGCGCGAGCGTGAAGCAGCCCGGCGTACTGCCCTGGGGCCAGAGGCGATCAGTGCCGAGTTGCGTGAAAACGCCCAGATCAATGCTGCCATCGCCCGTGGCGAGTTGCATGAAGCCGAGGCGCAGTTGCAGGTGGCCAAGATCAACCTGGCGCGCAGTGAAGTGCGGGCCCCGCGCAGCGGGCATATCACCAATTTGCGTCTGGCCGAAGGCAACTATGTGAACACCGGGGAATCGGTGATGGCGCTGGTGGATGATTCGACGTTCTACATCCAGGCCTATTTCGAGGAAACCAAGCTGCCGCGTATTCGCGTAGGGGACACCGTGAAAGTGTGGCTGATGGGTGCGGGTGAACCGATGCAGGGGCACGTGGAAAGCATCAGCCGCGGCATCACCGACCGCAACAGCAATCCGGACAGCCAGTTGCTGCCGGAGGTAGAGCCGACTTTCAACTGGGTGCGGCTGGCCCAGCGCATACCGGTGAGGATTCGCCTGGATCAGGTGCCGGAAGGGCTGACCTTGAGTGCGGGGATGACGGCGAGTGTGCAGGTGCACGAGGACCGCGACCCGCAGTGA
- a CDS encoding EAL domain-containing protein — translation MARTAKLPPASPTPRFQVRHLITGFSAVFGLACLVILGALFNIATTLDQQERQRSAFHANQALEQRLLASRQFLSSYAVWDAAFEHLAGQVDWQWAYEEKNIGESLYSASGYEGVFVVENGRTTYALFKGQPSQAGANTYIDTPLQPIIEQARAAATSREQVTRFVLFNGWPAALSAAAVRPDREVTDSEVSQAPVMLFIDQLTESKLAQLGNGAGLTGMHVEKEDMQDHSHLRIELGETGYHLTWNSPLPGRQLLWAVLPTLLGALLILGLVMLYLFRHALRSSRAIGLTLVHLQQSNQALEASEQRFRAVAESASDWIWETDRQQRLTYLSQRFANVTGYPVDGWLGHPLNQLLACDTTPLSPWLDTLATADPQQLANLRCTYRDQNGQNRYCRISARAIWRNGKAIGFRGTASDITDEVDAHARIQHLSLHDPLTGLANRNKLARHLEQALLRGSDSPPLTLLLLDLDNFKPINDSLGHAAGDAVLQEVATRLRDTTRDGDLVARLGGDEFILVLNGMDNSSEIDRFCARLISLLQQPIVFDSQPLHIGASIGIAQTRNQGFDAGELIRCADIALYQAKADGKSTWRYFVAEMNQQIQYRRQLENDLRRALRNQEFELHYQPRYRLEDLRIVAVEALVRWQHPQEGLLGPDTFIPLAEQSDIIVALGRWVLREACRTAHDWPADVLVSVNLSPAQFLRSDVVADVRETLLDTTFPAQRLELEITENVMLNDIEGALGTMLSLKELGVRLNMDDFGTGYSSLGYLRTYPFDSIKIDKRFISGLNNNGGSDRAVVQAIINLGEAMGLTVTAEGVESEHQLKALEKDRCHEVQGYYLSRPLDSAGLAALLHQTSQSTAQP, via the coding sequence ATGGCCAGGACCGCCAAGCTTCCACCCGCTAGCCCCACACCACGCTTTCAGGTGCGCCACCTTATTACCGGTTTCAGCGCAGTGTTCGGCCTGGCCTGCCTGGTCATTCTCGGCGCTCTGTTCAATATCGCTACCACGCTCGACCAGCAGGAACGCCAGCGTAGCGCCTTCCATGCGAACCAGGCGCTGGAACAACGGCTGCTCGCCTCGCGCCAGTTTCTGTCCAGCTATGCCGTATGGGATGCAGCCTTCGAGCACCTGGCGGGCCAAGTCGACTGGCAATGGGCCTACGAGGAAAAGAACATAGGCGAGTCGTTGTACAGCGCCAGCGGCTACGAAGGGGTGTTCGTAGTGGAAAACGGCCGCACCACCTATGCCTTGTTCAAAGGCCAGCCCAGCCAGGCAGGTGCCAACACCTATATAGATACCCCCCTACAGCCGATCATCGAACAGGCCCGCGCGGCGGCAACTTCACGCGAGCAGGTCACCCGTTTCGTATTGTTCAATGGCTGGCCGGCGGCACTCAGTGCAGCTGCTGTGCGCCCGGACCGGGAGGTAACCGACAGCGAGGTGAGCCAAGCGCCAGTGATGCTGTTCATTGATCAGCTCACCGAAAGCAAACTGGCGCAGTTGGGCAACGGCGCTGGCCTGACCGGCATGCACGTGGAAAAGGAGGATATGCAGGATCACAGCCACCTGCGTATAGAGCTGGGCGAAACCGGTTACCATCTGACCTGGAACAGCCCGCTGCCGGGGCGTCAACTGTTGTGGGCAGTGTTGCCGACACTATTGGGCGCACTGCTGATACTTGGGCTGGTGATGCTGTACCTGTTTCGCCATGCCTTGCGCAGTTCCCGAGCGATCGGCCTCACGCTCGTGCACCTGCAACAGAGTAACCAGGCCCTGGAGGCCAGCGAACAGCGTTTCCGCGCGGTGGCCGAGTCGGCGTCCGACTGGATCTGGGAGACCGACCGGCAACAACGCCTGACTTACCTGTCGCAGCGCTTCGCCAACGTCACCGGCTACCCGGTAGACGGCTGGCTGGGTCACCCGCTCAACCAATTGCTGGCCTGCGATACCACGCCGCTGTCACCTTGGCTGGACACCCTGGCTACCGCAGACCCGCAGCAATTGGCCAACCTGCGCTGCACTTACCGCGACCAGAATGGCCAGAACCGCTACTGCCGGATATCCGCCCGTGCTATCTGGCGCAATGGCAAGGCCATCGGTTTTCGGGGTACCGCCAGCGATATCACCGACGAAGTCGATGCCCACGCGCGCATCCAGCACCTTTCGCTGCACGACCCACTGACCGGGCTGGCCAACCGTAACAAGCTCGCCAGGCACCTGGAGCAGGCCTTGCTGCGCGGCAGTGATTCGCCGCCGCTGACCTTGTTGCTGCTGGACCTGGACAACTTCAAGCCGATCAACGACTCGCTCGGTCATGCCGCCGGAGATGCCGTGCTGCAAGAAGTGGCAACGCGCCTGCGTGACACCACCCGCGATGGCGACCTGGTCGCGCGTCTGGGCGGCGACGAGTTTATCCTGGTACTCAACGGCATGGACAACAGCAGCGAGATCGACCGCTTCTGTGCGCGCCTGATCAGCCTGCTGCAGCAACCCATCGTCTTCGACAGCCAGCCTCTGCACATTGGTGCCAGCATTGGCATTGCCCAGACGCGTAATCAGGGCTTCGATGCAGGCGAGCTGATCCGCTGCGCCGACATCGCCCTTTACCAGGCCAAGGCCGATGGAAAGAGCACATGGCGTTACTTCGTTGCCGAAATGAACCAGCAGATCCAGTACCGTCGCCAGTTGGAGAACGACCTGCGCCGGGCCCTGCGCAATCAGGAGTTCGAGTTGCATTACCAGCCGCGCTATCGCCTCGAGGACCTGCGTATCGTCGCAGTCGAGGCCTTGGTGCGCTGGCAGCACCCACAGGAAGGGTTGCTGGGGCCGGACACCTTCATCCCGTTGGCCGAGCAGAGCGACATCATTGTTGCGCTGGGCCGCTGGGTGCTGCGCGAAGCTTGCCGCACTGCCCATGACTGGCCGGCCGATGTGCTGGTTTCGGTCAACCTGTCGCCTGCGCAGTTCTTGCGCAGCGATGTGGTAGCCGACGTACGCGAAACCTTGCTCGACACGACCTTCCCCGCCCAACGGCTGGAACTGGAAATTACCGAGAACGTAATGCTCAATGACATCGAAGGGGCGCTAGGCACCATGCTGTCGCTCAAGGAGCTCGGCGTGCGCCTGAACATGGATGATTTCGGCACTGGCTATTCTTCGCTGGGCTACCTGCGTACCTACCCGTTCGACAGTATCAAGATCGACAAGCGCTTCATCAGCGGCCTGAACAACAACGGCGGCAGCGACCGCGCAGTGGTCCAGGCCATCATCAACCTGGGCGAGGCGATGGGGCTGACAGTGACAGCCGAAGGCGTGGAAAGCGAACATCAACTCAAGGCGCTGGAAAAGGACCGCTGCCATGAAGTGCAAGGCTATTACCTGAGCAGGCCACTGGACAGCGCAGGGTTGGCGGCGTTGTTGCACCAAACATCCCAAAGCACAGCACAGCCCTAG
- a CDS encoding fusaric acid resistance protein, whose translation MPITFQALFAPSSLALKFAIKTLLGGGLALWLAMRWGLEQPSWALMTAFIVAQPLSGMVVQKGLARLAGTLVGTVMSVLFIGLFAQTPWLFLLTLALWLALCTAASTQLRSAWAYAFVLAGYTAAIIALPAIDHPLQVFDQAVARCTEICLGIFCATASSALLWPMRVEQQLGGQARQAWQNGLQAARAMLGGEDEARKGLLESLGRIVAIDSQREHAWFEGNRGRQRARAIRGLSQKLMVLLRISRSVRRQWRQLDEREVEHLTPWLQEVRALLDQPDQPSLLLLRQRIWDAAHDEQISSAEHFCLARMALLLDYAMAATQALEDVEVGRAPKDVSQGLAAHRDWSLALLFGSRSALAFLVMSGFWLATAWPSAPGGLILTCVVCSLFASRENGAQIGLSFLRGIFLAVPAAFLVGQIILPQWSSFAMLCLGMGVPLFLGALGMAHPRTGATATSYCLHFIVLVSPLNAMQFGVATMLNSALAMLVGVSAAVMAFRLLVFRHPAWLGRRLRAATQNDLVRLTRRDLRGADSWFGGRMADRLMQLARHASELPEGERKRWDDGLHGLDIGDELVHLRMCLAVAQAPLGPAEREYLQQVEAVLAKGPAAGRGQRLDAASEQFIAALRRLPASDPLRLAEGAVLQLQKSWGKWCRWQEDTHGFA comes from the coding sequence GTGCCCATCACCTTTCAGGCCCTGTTCGCTCCCAGCAGCCTCGCTCTCAAGTTTGCCATCAAGACCCTGCTCGGTGGCGGCCTGGCGTTGTGGCTGGCAATGCGCTGGGGGCTGGAGCAACCCTCCTGGGCATTGATGACTGCTTTCATCGTCGCCCAGCCGCTATCGGGCATGGTGGTGCAGAAAGGCTTGGCGCGGTTGGCCGGCACGTTGGTCGGCACAGTCATGTCGGTGCTGTTCATCGGCCTGTTCGCCCAGACCCCCTGGCTGTTTTTGCTTACCTTGGCGCTGTGGCTGGCCCTGTGTACCGCCGCGTCCACCCAGTTGCGCAGCGCCTGGGCCTATGCTTTCGTGCTGGCCGGCTACACCGCAGCGATCATCGCACTGCCGGCAATCGACCATCCACTGCAGGTATTCGACCAGGCCGTGGCTCGCTGTACCGAGATCTGCCTGGGTATTTTCTGCGCAACAGCCAGCAGCGCCTTGCTCTGGCCCATGCGGGTCGAGCAGCAACTGGGCGGGCAGGCGCGGCAGGCCTGGCAGAACGGCCTGCAGGCCGCCAGAGCCATGCTGGGCGGAGAGGACGAGGCGCGCAAAGGCCTGCTGGAAAGCCTGGGACGCATCGTCGCCATCGACAGCCAACGTGAACATGCCTGGTTCGAGGGCAATCGCGGGCGCCAACGTGCCCGTGCCATTCGTGGCCTTAGCCAGAAACTGATGGTGCTGCTGCGGATTTCCCGTTCGGTGCGCCGCCAGTGGCGGCAACTGGATGAGCGTGAGGTCGAGCACCTGACGCCCTGGTTGCAGGAAGTGCGTGCGCTGCTGGATCAACCCGACCAGCCCAGCCTGTTGTTGTTGCGTCAGCGTATCTGGGATGCCGCACACGATGAGCAGATCAGTTCGGCGGAACACTTCTGCCTGGCGCGCATGGCCCTGCTGCTGGACTATGCCATGGCCGCCACCCAAGCACTTGAGGATGTGGAGGTGGGCAGGGCGCCCAAGGACGTGTCCCAAGGGCTGGCCGCGCACCGTGACTGGTCGCTGGCCTTGCTGTTCGGCTCGCGCAGCGCGCTGGCCTTTTTGGTAATGAGTGGCTTCTGGCTGGCCACGGCCTGGCCTTCTGCCCCGGGTGGATTGATATTGACCTGCGTGGTCTGCAGCCTGTTCGCCAGTCGCGAGAACGGCGCACAGATCGGCCTGAGCTTCCTGCGCGGGATATTCCTGGCGGTACCGGCGGCGTTTCTGGTCGGGCAGATCATACTGCCGCAATGGAGCAGTTTCGCCATGCTCTGCCTGGGCATGGGCGTGCCGCTGTTTCTAGGTGCACTGGGTATGGCCCATCCGCGTACCGGGGCTACGGCCACTTCCTATTGTCTGCACTTCATTGTGCTGGTGTCGCCGCTCAACGCCATGCAGTTCGGCGTGGCGACCATGCTGAACAGTGCACTGGCCATGCTGGTGGGGGTGTCGGCAGCGGTCATGGCCTTCCGCTTACTGGTGTTCCGCCACCCGGCCTGGCTGGGCCGGCGCTTGCGTGCTGCAACGCAGAACGACCTGGTGCGCTTGACTCGGCGCGATCTGCGCGGGGCTGACAGCTGGTTTGGCGGGCGCATGGCTGACCGGCTGATGCAACTGGCGCGGCATGCCAGTGAATTACCGGAAGGTGAACGCAAACGCTGGGATGACGGCCTACACGGGCTGGATATCGGCGACGAACTGGTGCACCTGCGCATGTGCCTGGCGGTCGCCCAGGCCCCTTTGGGGCCGGCCGAGCGCGAGTACCTTCAACAAGTGGAGGCAGTGTTGGCCAAAGGGCCGGCTGCCGGACGTGGGCAGCGGCTGGATGCTGCCAGTGAGCAGTTCATTGCAGCGTTGCGTCGGCTGCCAGCCAGCGACCCGCTGCGGCTGGCCGAGGGGGCGGTGCTGCAATTGCAGAAGAGCTGGGGCAAATGGTGCCGCTGGCAGGAGGACACCCATGGGTTTGCGTGA
- a CDS encoding diguanylate cyclase → MDNRNGKGLSFVKRIYLPRVVGLGIGLFTVMAAIAPLSPPAWMWLLVLFNGLLWPHMAYLWAARSTAPYQAEQRNLLLDSLMGGFWAAAMHFNPLPSVTVLSMMTMNNVAAGGKRMVFRGGLAQLAGMLAALLLLGPGLQLTATPLQVYACLPMLTLYPLTLGWVCYQLAIKLGDHKRRLSALSLTDSLTGLFNHGAWKDLLLLKFQVCKQQQGHAVIALIDIDHFKTINDTFGHVVGDCVLRQLSAELRRSLREGDQAGRYGGDEFCVILPETSQAQACQAMERLRERVSSYRNPQLPQLRISLSIGLSPFEANLESPEHWLEQADKALYIAKHAGRDQVNFARGQAAALRLAYPD, encoded by the coding sequence ATGGACAACCGCAACGGCAAAGGGCTTTCATTCGTCAAGCGCATCTACCTGCCGCGTGTCGTCGGTCTGGGAATCGGCCTGTTCACTGTCATGGCGGCCATTGCGCCGCTGTCGCCACCCGCCTGGATGTGGCTGCTGGTACTGTTCAACGGTTTGTTGTGGCCGCACATGGCCTACCTGTGGGCTGCCCGCTCGACAGCCCCCTACCAGGCAGAGCAGCGTAACCTCCTGCTGGACTCGCTGATGGGCGGGTTCTGGGCCGCCGCCATGCACTTCAATCCGCTGCCCAGCGTGACCGTACTGTCGATGATGACGATGAACAACGTCGCCGCCGGCGGAAAGCGCATGGTCTTTCGTGGAGGGCTGGCGCAACTGGCTGGCATGCTCGCCGCTCTCCTGCTGCTTGGCCCTGGCTTGCAATTGACCGCCACGCCCCTGCAGGTCTATGCGTGCCTGCCAATGCTGACGCTGTACCCGCTGACCTTGGGCTGGGTGTGCTACCAGCTTGCGATAAAGCTGGGCGACCACAAGCGCCGACTGAGCGCCCTGAGCCTCACCGACAGCCTGACCGGGCTGTTCAACCACGGCGCCTGGAAGGACCTGCTGCTGCTGAAGTTCCAGGTTTGCAAGCAGCAACAGGGGCACGCGGTGATTGCCCTGATCGACATCGATCACTTCAAGACCATCAACGACACCTTCGGTCATGTGGTCGGTGACTGTGTACTGCGCCAGCTCAGCGCTGAGCTGCGGCGAAGCCTGCGCGAGGGCGACCAGGCCGGACGATACGGCGGCGACGAGTTCTGTGTGATCCTGCCCGAAACCAGCCAAGCTCAGGCCTGCCAAGCCATGGAGCGCCTGCGCGAACGGGTTTCCAGCTACCGCAACCCGCAGCTACCGCAACTGCGCATCAGCCTGAGTATCGGCCTGTCTCCCTTCGAAGCCAACCTCGAGTCCCCCGAGCATTGGCTCGAACAGGCGGACAAGGCGCTGTATATCGCCAAGCACGCTGGCCGCGATCAGGTCAATTTTGCCCGCGGTCAAGCTGCCGCGCTCAGGCTGGCCTATCCTGATTGA
- a CDS encoding DUF2025 family protein, whose translation MAITSQDICNAADQLKGFVGFHGKRGVHIVRFSEDAFGMDVADASITPCSEFVWRPEGGQRMALCRERLSLLLNLHVDERLNIGEPLRAYLRRCDLPEIVAQRSLQQHTRSVSQ comes from the coding sequence ATGGCCATCACTTCCCAGGATATCTGCAACGCCGCCGATCAGCTAAAGGGCTTTGTCGGTTTTCACGGCAAGCGCGGTGTTCATATCGTGCGTTTCTCCGAGGACGCGTTCGGCATGGACGTGGCCGACGCCAGTATCACCCCCTGCAGCGAGTTTGTCTGGCGGCCTGAAGGAGGACAGCGCATGGCGCTGTGCCGCGAACGGCTTTCGCTGTTGCTGAATCTGCATGTGGATGAACGCTTGAACATTGGTGAACCGCTGCGCGCCTACCTGCGCCGGTGTGATCTGCCCGAGATCGTGGCGCAGCGCAGCCTGCAGCAGCACACCCGGTCTGTGTCGCAGTAG
- a CDS encoding aspartate-semialdehyde dehydrogenase, with translation MLPPIIPLSAAPVTSQQDPVKPTPDIKPVVPAQPASGESAIDLKRQRDPQEQVLLLRDEQRRQQQRRQKGEHERYDAVPGDEVNADNTVPVAPLMGEHVRQGLLVDIEV, from the coding sequence ATGCTGCCGCCGATCATTCCGCTCAGTGCCGCCCCGGTCACCTCGCAACAGGACCCGGTCAAACCAACCCCTGACATCAAACCGGTGGTGCCGGCGCAGCCTGCATCCGGCGAAAGTGCCATTGACCTCAAGCGCCAGCGCGACCCGCAAGAGCAGGTATTGTTGCTGCGCGACGAACAGCGCCGCCAGCAGCAACGCCGGCAAAAGGGCGAGCACGAGCGCTACGATGCCGTCCCGGGTGACGAGGTCAATGCCGACAACACGGTGCCGGTAGCGCCATTGATGGGCGAGCATGTACGCCAAGGGCTGCTGGTGGACATCGAAGTCTGA
- the rapA gene encoding RNA polymerase-associated protein RapA, with protein sequence MAQQYQPGQRWISDSEAELGLGTILAQDGRLLTVLYPATGDTRQYSLRNAPLTRVRFSPGDQITHFEGWKLTVREVEDIDGLMVYHGLDGQNQPRTLPETQLSNFIQFRLASDRLFAGQIDPLSWFSLRYNTLQHTSKQMQSALWGLGGCRAQPIAHQLHIAREVADRSAPRVLLADEVGLGKTIEAGLVIHRQLLSGRASRVLILVPENLQHQWLVEMRRRFNLQVALFDAERFIESDASNPFEDAQLALVALEWLVDDEKAQDALFAAGWDLLVVDEAHHLVWHEDQVSAEYGLVEQLAQVIPGVLLLTATPEQLGQDSHFARLRLLDPNRFHDLAAFRAESEHYRPVAEAVQELLDEGRLSPKAHATIQGFLGAEGEALLAAVSDGDTQASARLIRELLDRHGTGRVLFRNTRAAIQGFPERQLHPYPLATPEQYRDLPAGEHAELYPEVAFQAQGEVADDERWWRFDPRVDWLIDTLKMLKRTKVLVICAHAETAMDLEDALRVRSGIPASVFHEGMSILERDRAAAYFADEEFGAQVLICSEIGSEGRNFQFAHHLVMFDLPAHPDLLEQRIGRLDRIGQKHTIQLHIPYLQDSPQERLFQWYHEGLNAFLNTCPTGNALQHQFGPRLLPLLEGGDHKAWDTLVADARGERERLEAELHTGRDRLLELNSGGAGEGQALVEAILEQDDQFALPIYMETLFDAFGIDSEDHSENALILKPSEKMLDASFPLGDEEGVTITYDRGQALSREDMQFLTWEHPMVQGGMDLVLSGSMGNTAVALIKNKALKPGTVLLELLFVSEVVAPRSLQLGRYLPPAALRCLLDANGNDLASRVAFETLNDQLESVPRASANKFVQAQRDVLAKRISGGEEKILPTHIERVAEAQRRLAAEADEELARLVALQAVNPSVRDSEIDALRKQREDGLAMLDKAALRLEAIRVLVAG encoded by the coding sequence ATGGCGCAGCAGTATCAACCGGGGCAACGCTGGATCAGCGACAGCGAAGCAGAGCTCGGCCTGGGTACCATCCTGGCGCAGGATGGCCGCCTGTTGACCGTGCTCTACCCGGCCACTGGCGACACCCGCCAGTATTCCCTGCGCAACGCGCCGCTGACCCGCGTGCGCTTCTCGCCAGGTGACCAGATCACCCACTTCGAGGGCTGGAAGCTGACAGTGCGCGAGGTCGAGGACATCGACGGGCTGATGGTCTACCACGGCCTGGACGGGCAGAACCAGCCCCGCACCTTGCCCGAAACCCAGTTGTCGAATTTCATTCAGTTCCGCTTGGCCAGCGACCGCCTGTTCGCCGGGCAAATAGACCCACTGTCGTGGTTCAGCCTGCGCTACAACACCCTGCAGCACACCAGCAAGCAGATGCAGTCGGCACTGTGGGGTTTGGGCGGCTGCCGCGCACAGCCCATCGCCCACCAACTGCACATCGCCCGCGAAGTCGCCGACCGCAGCGCCCCGCGCGTTCTGCTGGCCGACGAAGTGGGCCTGGGCAAAACCATCGAAGCCGGCCTGGTCATTCACCGCCAGTTGCTGTCGGGTCGCGCCAGCCGCGTACTGATCCTGGTGCCGGAAAACCTCCAGCACCAGTGGCTGGTGGAAATGCGCCGGCGCTTCAATCTGCAAGTGGCGCTGTTCGACGCCGAGCGCTTCATCGAAAGCGACGCCAGCAACCCGTTCGAGGACGCCCAACTGGCGTTGGTTGCTCTGGAGTGGCTGGTCGACGACGAAAAGGCCCAGGACGCGCTGTTTGCCGCTGGCTGGGACCTGCTGGTAGTCGACGAAGCCCACCACCTGGTCTGGCACGAAGACCAGGTCAGCGCCGAATACGGCCTGGTCGAGCAACTGGCCCAAGTGATCCCGGGCGTACTGCTGCTCACCGCCACCCCCGAGCAGCTTGGCCAGGACAGCCACTTCGCCCGCCTGCGCCTGCTCGATCCCAACCGCTTTCACGACCTGGCCGCTTTCCGCGCCGAGAGCGAGCACTACCGCCCGGTAGCCGAGGCGGTGCAGGAACTGCTCGACGAGGGCCGCCTGTCGCCCAAGGCCCACGCCACCATCCAGGGCTTCCTGGGTGCCGAAGGCGAAGCCCTGCTGGCTGCGGTCAGCGACGGCGACACCCAGGCCAGCGCGCGGTTGATTCGCGAGTTGCTGGATCGCCACGGCACCGGCCGCGTACTGTTCCGTAACACCCGTGCGGCGATTCAGGGTTTCCCCGAGCGCCAGTTGCACCCCTACCCGCTGGCCACGCCCGAGCAGTACCGCGACCTGCCAGCCGGCGAGCACGCCGAGCTGTACCCGGAAGTCGCCTTCCAGGCCCAGGGTGAAGTAGCGGATGACGAGCGCTGGTGGCGTTTCGACCCGCGTGTCGACTGGTTGATCGACACCCTGAAGATGCTCAAACGCACCAAAGTGTTGGTGATCTGCGCCCACGCCGAAACCGCCATGGACCTGGAGGATGCCCTGCGCGTGCGCTCCGGCATCCCGGCCTCGGTGTTCCATGAAGGCATGAGCATCCTTGAGCGCGACCGCGCCGCTGCCTACTTTGCCGATGAAGAGTTCGGCGCCCAGGTACTGATCTGCTCGGAAATCGGCAGCGAAGGCCGCAACTTCCAGTTCGCCCATCACCTGGTGATGTTCGACCTGCCAGCGCACCCCGATCTGCTCGAGCAGCGCATCGGCCGCCTTGACCGGATCGGCCAAAAGCACACTATCCAGTTGCACATCCCGTACCTGCAGGACAGCCCGCAAGAGCGCCTGTTCCAGTGGTACCACGAAGGCCTCAACGCCTTCCTCAATACCTGCCCCACCGGCAATGCCCTGCAGCACCAGTTTGGCCCACGCCTGCTGCCGCTGCTCGAAGGCGGCGATCACAAGGCCTGGGATACCCTGGTGGCCGACGCCCGCGGCGAGCGCGAGCGACTGGAAGCCGAACTGCACACTGGCCGTGACCGTCTGCTGGAGCTCAACTCCGGCGGTGCCGGCGAAGGTCAGGCGCTGGTCGAGGCCATTCTCGAACAGGACGACCAGTTTGCCCTGCCGATCTACATGGAAACCCTGTTCGACGCCTTCGGCATCGACAGCGAAGACCATTCGGAGAACGCACTGATCCTCAAGCCGAGCGAGAAGATGCTGGATGCCAGCTTCCCGCTGGGCGACGAGGAAGGTGTGACCATCACCTACGACCGTGGCCAGGCGCTGTCGCGCGAGGACATGCAGTTCCTTACCTGGGAGCACCCGATGGTGCAGGGCGGCATGGATCTGGTGCTGTCAGGCTCGATGGGCAACACCGCCGTGGCGTTGATCAAGAACAAAGCGCTCAAACCAGGCACTGTACTGCTCGAACTGCTATTCGTCAGCGAGGTGGTGGCACCCCGCAGCCTGCAACTGGGCCGCTACCTGCCGCCGGCGGCACTGCGCTGCCTGCTCGATGCCAACGGCAACGACCTGGCGTCACGCGTGGCCTTCGAAACCCTGAACGACCAGCTCGAGAGCGTACCGCGCGCCAGCGCCAACAAGTTCGTCCAGGCCCAGCGCGATGTGCTGGCCAAGCGTATCAGTGGCGGCGAAGAGAAGATTCTGCCAACCCACATTGAGCGCGTGGCCGAAGCCCAGCGCCGCCTGGCAGCCGAGGCTGACGAGGAGTTGGCGCGCCTGGTAGCGTTGCAAGCGGTCAACCCGAGCGTACGTGACAGCGAAATCGACGCCCTGCGCAAGCAACGCGAAGATGGCCTGGCGATGCTGGATAAAGCCGCCCTGCGCCTGGAAGCCATTCGCGTGCTGGTGGCTGGCTAA
- a CDS encoding DUF1656 domain-containing protein, with protein sequence MGLREWEVGGVLLSPFLLYVLLALLLTGLLRLVVHATPLGRWIWHEALFDAALFVCVLFLVVRLLGTL encoded by the coding sequence ATGGGTTTGCGTGAGTGGGAAGTGGGCGGTGTGCTGCTCAGCCCGTTTCTGCTTTATGTCTTGTTGGCGCTGCTGCTCACCGGCCTGCTGCGCCTGGTGGTGCATGCCACGCCGTTGGGGCGCTGGATCTGGCATGAGGCGCTGTTCGACGCGGCGCTGTTCGTTTGTGTGTTGTTCCTGGTGGTACGCCTGCTGGGAACTTTATAA